The Hyalangium ruber genome includes the window GTTGCCGCACAGCTTCGAGCTGGGCGGCTCCTCTCTCCTCACGGCATGGCGCCGCGCGTCCTGGCTACGGGTGCGCAGCGTCGGTCACTCGGCAGCCGGGAGCGTTTCACCCATGCAGGGGCAACACGGAGCACACAACCATTACCCACAGGCCAGCGCTGAGGAACGGCGGGAACCTCACGCGTCCGTGGCCAAGAGGCGCGGCATTCTCAGGAGTGCGGCCCTTCCTCGAACCGAGAGAGCAGCGCCAGTGCGGGAGGGGAGCCAGCCATGAGCACGCCCCTCGTTGCTGCCGACACGGCGCCTGCGTTCCTCACGGTGGAGGAAGCCGCCGAATTGCTCCGCGTGAATCGAAAGACTCTCTACGAAGCGATCCGGCTGGAGCAAATCCCCGGCGTTGCTCGCATCGGCAAAACCCTACGCATCCGCCGCGCTGCCTTGCTAGAGTGGACAGCCGGTAAGGGCCGTGATTCTGCGCTTGGGAGTCGCAAATGAGCGTCAGAATGCGGAAGTGGCAGAACAAGGCAGGGAAGGCTGAGGAGGCTTGGCAAGTGGATTTCATCTTCCACCACCCGGACGGACGGCGGCAGCGAGTCGTGAAGTTCTCGCCTGTGCAGACGCGCCGGGGTGCCGAGCAGTACGAGCGCGAACTCCGCGCCTCTCTCCTCAATGGGACCTTCGGAAAGGAGAACACAGGGGAGCGCCCTATGACGTTGGCGGATTTTGCGCCGCGATTCCTCACCTACAGCGAGAACAACAACAAGCATTCAAGCGTCGTCACCAAGCGGCACCTGCTGGATGATCACTTGCTCCCGTTCTTCGGTCAGATGGCGCTGTCTGCCATTGGTCCGGCACAGATCGAGGACTTCAAAGCGCACATGCGCAAGAAGAAGTCCGCAGCGCGCGCCCGCAAGGAGGCCCCCACGAGGGCCGCCCTTCTTAAGCGCAGCGACGTGGAGCCAAAGCCCTTGAGCCTCAAGACGATCAACAACGTGCTCTCGGCGTTGAGCAAGCTGCTGGCACTGGCGCAGGAACAAGGGGAGATCGCGCAGGCTCCGCGCGTGAAGCTGTTCGGCAAGCTGCCCAAGCCCACGTTCGATTTCCTCAGCTTCGAGGAAGCCGCGCGGCTGATCGACGCAGCCGAGCCGGAGTGGCGGGCGCTGCTGCTGGTGGCGCTGAAGACGGGGCTTCGCCAGGGAGAACTGATCGGACTCCAGTGGAGCGATCTGGATTTGGCACAAGCACGGCTCAACGTGCGGCGTACCATCTGGCGCGGGGTGACGGACTTGCCCAAGGGCGGACGTGAAAGGACCGTGGACCTGCCCGCGTCGGCGGTGGATGCGCTCAAGGCGCACCGTCACCTGAGGGGCCGCTACGTGTTCTGCCAAGAGGATGGCCAGCCGCTTACTGAGGGCAAGATGAAGCAACCGCTTCGCCGCGCGCTCAGCCGGGCGGGCATCAGCCGTGAGGAGGGGCGGATCGGCTGGCATGATCTCCGCCACACCTACGCCAGCCACCTCGCCATGCGGGGCGTTCCGCTCAAGGTGATCCAGGAGTTGATGGGACACGTCACGATCGAGATGACCGAGCGCTACGCCCACCTGAGCCCCGACACGCGGCGAGAGGCGGTCGGTGTTCTTGACCGGCCCCTGCCGCTTGCGCCCGCATGCGACATACGTGCAACACGGATGGAGGAAGCCGCTAACCATCTGTAAAGACGTACTAAAAAAGTGGAGGCGGCGGGAATCGAACCCGCCGCTCGGAGCTTCGGACGAGCGCGATCCAACGCTCTCGCTGCTGGGGCATGCCGATACGCTCCAGCGGAGAACCGGCGTAGCCTTGACCCGCAGCACCTCGCTTGATTGAAAGGACGTGGCCATGCGTGCGCGAACTTGCAGCGCTCCCCTGCTCCTGTTCCTGCTCTCGGCCTGCGCCACGATGGATCCGGGCCCGGGAGAGTTGGAGGACCCGAGTCCCCTGAGTCCGAGATTCGCCAACCTTCAGCGAGCGGCGCAGTACCCGTGGACGGATGATGGGAAATGCGTGGTGCGGGAAGCCTCCAACGAGTGGCCGATCCTTGCGGAGCGGTGCTTTCATGCTCTCGATCGCGACAGGGTCAGGTTTCGGGATGTCACCAAAAGATGCGCTGTCGCCTACGCGGATGCAGCCGCTCCCGCCGTCGTGGCCCTCTGTGTTTTCGCGGCACCCGAGATCGTCGTCGGTGCAGTGATTGTTATTGGCGCGGTGGTGGTAGCCGCCGCCATCCAGGAGGGGATTGAT containing:
- a CDS encoding helix-turn-helix domain-containing protein → MSTPLVAADTAPAFLTVEEAAELLRVNRKTLYEAIRLEQIPGVARIGKTLRIRRAALLEWTAGKGRDSALGSRK
- a CDS encoding tyrosine-type recombinase/integrase, whose translation is MSVRMRKWQNKAGKAEEAWQVDFIFHHPDGRRQRVVKFSPVQTRRGAEQYERELRASLLNGTFGKENTGERPMTLADFAPRFLTYSENNNKHSSVVTKRHLLDDHLLPFFGQMALSAIGPAQIEDFKAHMRKKKSAARARKEAPTRAALLKRSDVEPKPLSLKTINNVLSALSKLLALAQEQGEIAQAPRVKLFGKLPKPTFDFLSFEEAARLIDAAEPEWRALLLVALKTGLRQGELIGLQWSDLDLAQARLNVRRTIWRGVTDLPKGGRERTVDLPASAVDALKAHRHLRGRYVFCQEDGQPLTEGKMKQPLRRALSRAGISREEGRIGWHDLRHTYASHLAMRGVPLKVIQELMGHVTIEMTERYAHLSPDTRREAVGVLDRPLPLAPACDIRATRMEEAANHL